The sequence TTCCAGCCGTTGTGTCAGAGGCTTCCTGGAAAAACGGTTTCACAAAATTGTAAATCCTGGTGGAGTAAGGCACAAAGTTTTCCCTGTAAACAATAATATGGTCAACATAAGACCCTCTTTTTTCTTCTGCTGGCTTTGGGTCCAGGGGAGGAGTGTCCATTATCACCTCTTTATCTGTGAATGGAAAAAGAAACatgctctgacactgaaaggGAAATTCTAAATCGGAGAATGtacttatttaaataattaacatTTCATATTTGTAAATACACAAGAGGGAAGTGCATTTATCAGTGATGTTATACACATCTCTACATTTTAATCTAGATGTTCAAAGTGTGATGAGTCATTGGTTTACACGCACACATAATATTTCTTCCTTTTTAAAGGAGAAAAGAGCATTTATTTTGAAAGGCCCAGTGCTTTCTGTTTTAGATACATAAATATTAAACATGTAATAATATTGATCTTTAAGAGGTTAATTCCACTATTTAACATGTTTCTAGTTCCCCGAAATCATACACAGCACCAACATTTTATTAGGATTTTTGTACCAATGACTTTTAAATTTTAAACATATAAGGAGAAAGAATTTTAGTCATGTTTAAGTGACAATCGCACAGCTACTGCACTACTTGTCTAACAGGAGAGAACAGCTTAATATTCTCTCACAATTGTTATCCTGGGGTGCCATCTCCTTCTGTCACTTTATTATTTTGCATCTAGGCGGGCACCAAAATGAGATTGTAACCTTTTTGGAGCAGGGAGTCACTTTGTCTGTAAACTCTAAACGGGATCATAGAGCTACAAGGTTAGGACAAGTATCCACATTTGAACACCTTTCAGTCCAATCTCTGCAACACAGCAGCATCATTCTGCATTGAGGGATGCTGAaagttaggcctcggacatagtggcATCTCCcttgcggaggctgagggaaaacgggtgctttccctggccatactAGACGGGCCGTGCCGAGGGGCGTCATGGagccggttcgccctcattgggcaaaccgctcaggtgaccagcctgtcgcgccaagaaatcagtttgaactgattccttgcgcaacgcgcgcccgctTCCGCGCGCACGCCGCATGGACACGAACAAGGCAGTCTGTTCGCGTCCGCGCGGTCTGCGGCCTTACACTAGTCATTGACCTCACAAAGGTTGAGTCTGCCCTCCACTGGGTGGTGCTACCAGACAAGGTCAGTAACTAAAGTCATTGACACATGACAGCAGTGAAGATAATACCATTTTAAAATGATCATTTACAAAGCTACACTTTTTTTTGCGCGggaactatatatatttatatatttcacaAAGCGTTATCCATTTGTGCTCCTAAAgcatgaacattttattttttatttatttagcctgAAAATCAGACAAAAGCCCCTGGGAGGCGAAGTGTCACCTGTCTCTGGGCTGCTCGCTTCCCCCCGCCACTTCTTCCGTAGTTGGAAAAACCCAAAGCTGCCGATCATGCCCCAGATCCCGATCGCGTACACCGCAGACACCCGGATGTTCCATTTCATAAACTCGTTCACCTTCATCCCCCGGCGCTGGGCTGTGAGGCCACCACCCGTTCAGCACTGACCAGGGACACGCAGCTCTGTCTGCTGTTAAATCCCCGGCGAACACGTGGCTCCCAGAGCGGTGGAATGCTTGCGCGCCCCAAGTACCCACTTAACGTAAAGGACACCGCCACTACAGTTAAGGGCAAGCGCAAGCAACCGTACCCCCACGTGACACGTAAAATATTGCGTGAGGGCTTTGGAGGCCATCTTTGTCTAGGGCAAATTATCGCAGCTGCTATCCAATTGATCTATATAGTAATGGTCCAACTGTGTCCGGCGTTCCCCTACTTTATATTTTAATTAACACAGGATATGCACTCTTCTTAAAGATAAGaggaatttatttaaaaaatgtgtatatttatTGCTTTGCAAAATAAAGTCGTTTTGACCCAGTTTGACACTTGCAATTGTATTTAATTAACTCAGTATCGCTGCATGTTAAGGCACTTCCAGATCTTTAATTACCAAGGAACGGATCAGAAAGTCATGCTTTTGCATTTCATATATTCCATTCCCTTTCTGTATATAATGCATAAACATTATATTAATGGTAATACGAAAGTGTTAAAGAAATGACGTCCATGTATGTTAATCTAGATCCAAGTGCTCACGGTCCTGGTAATATAGATTTGAAGAACAACATTCAAGCATGTGGTTTGCTATGAACACAGACACGCAGCGAACCACCCGAGCAGTGGTTCATTTATAAAACTCGCCTtaaagccttaaaaaaaaaatgttttttaatatgcagcgcactttccccaccccctgagagatgtgtggctacggtgtgtgtatatggtgcactACCTGTGGTGCGcaggagatctgagtctccgctaTTGGGATCCTGGGGTATACCGGAGTCGATGTTCGAtcagtagcgcctccacctgtgcaggattctatgatgtagaacaggcctgcacaactcgtaaagcgagaagggccgaactgctccaaggaaaaaaaaattggtccgcatgggtaaaatcatcatcatcatcatctctcctccagcacctctcatcatcatcatcctcatatctcccccagcacccctcatcatcaccctcatatctcccccagaaccccctcactatcaacctttgcgatactccctatctatctctcatacccccatctctccccctcacccacacaatactccccctccacatcaaacacacaatacccccctgcacaccacacacatcccccccccctgcacctcacatccttctcccccctgcacctcacatcattctcccctgtgcacctcacatcattctccccccgtgcacctcacatcattctcccccctgcacctcacatcattctcccccctgcacctcacatcactctccccccctgcacctcacatcactctccccccctgcacttcacatcattctccccccttgcactcacatcattctccccccttgcacctccaatcaccccccctgcacctcaaatgaccctcccctgcacctccaatcacccccccctgcacttcaaatcaccccccctgcacttcaaatcacccccctctgcacttcaaatcacccccccctgcatttcaaatcaccccccccatcacttcaaatcaccccccctgcacttcaaatcaccccccctgcacttcaaatcacatCATCTCGCCCCCCCCGACCTTCCCTACCTTACCTTACCTTGAGGTGGAGGCGGCAGAGCAGACAGGACTGCAcgcacgctctagcaagcagcaggcaggaagtgcctcaatgctagagtgcgctgctaccctgcgagggggagagcgggctcgcgggggagggtgacagcgggCTCGTGGGGGAGGGTGACAACGGGCTCGCGGCGGGGGCGCGGGAGAGCagactcgggagggagggggagagcagaaagccgcCGCAGGCCGCACATTGAGtgatgcggcccgcgggccgcgtgttgtgcaggcctgatatagaataaccccgctacaggacccgcatacaaaaaaacacacacttatgaaagataacagttttactgaacataaataacctaggatatatatttagccaggg comes from Ascaphus truei isolate aAscTru1 chromosome 4, aAscTru1.hap1, whole genome shotgun sequence and encodes:
- the SMIM26 gene encoding small integral membrane protein 26; this encodes MKVNEFMKWNIRVSAVYAIGIWGMIGSFGFFQLRKKWRGEASSPETDKEVIMDTPPLDPKPAEEKRGSYVDHIIVYRENFVPYSTRIYNFVKPFFQEASDTTAGSDTSEK